The Sulfitobacter sp. SK011 genome contains the following window.
CACCTCTTCGCAAAGCCGACGCTCAGAGCGGATGCCAAAGCAATAGCCCACCAGCAACATCCGGATCAGCAACTCAGGGTCGATGGAGGGGCGACCGGTGTGGCTGTAGAAGTCTGAAAGATGCGCACGGATACTGCTCAGATCAACGAACCGATCTATTGACCGCAGAAGATGATCTTGTGGGACATGATCCTCCGAGGAGAACTCGTAAAACAACGCCGCTTGCGCCACCTGCTTTGGTCCCATCATCGCCAAGTCCCCCAATCAATAAAGGAATTGAATCAGCGATTACCCCTTCGATCAAGCAACAGTTTTTCAACACAATCAGCCCGCATTGACGGATGCTGTATCAATTCCGAAAGGCAGCTTCTAGAATTGAGAATAATGTTTCGCTGTGTCTAGACCAAGGAGCGCTTGTCTTCACAGAGTTTTTATACCGTAAATGGGGCGCGGAAATTGCTTAGGGATGGGTGTAAAAAGCTCGCTAGATTAGTTCGACGCCAACTAATATTGGGCCTAGAAATTCCATAAATTATCAGGTAACCTACTGAGTTTCTTGTCTAATTCAAGATATGGACATCAGATTTCGTAATGATTGTGCCCAGATCTAATGATACCAAAAGCACTGTTTAAGGAAGTTAGACTGTTACCGCTATTTCTTTTTTGGTACGACCTTGTCCACTTCCCCCTCCCGCAACCAAGTTTATCACAATAATATCAATGCGTTACCAACCTCTTTCGATTTTTTTGCGTTCGCGAAATTCGCAGTGCTACGCTGGTGCTACGTTTTGAAGGCACAGCGGAGCAATGCACGAATTTCTTAGCTCTGGCCGTTCCTATCCCAACAGGATTTACGTGAATGTTGCGACGGGCGGAAACCGGACCTTAGCTGCGCCTGCCAAGGTTCTGTGCTAGAATTGAAAAAGCGGCCATTCAAGCGGTAGCAGACCGAAGCCCCCATGCTGCGCTGCGCACCAAGGGCGGCTGTGCGCAGAAAGCCGGCTTTGCAAAGTTGAGTAGCCAGAGACGTCAATCGCCGAGTTTAGCTTTTTTGATAATCCGCAGTTCTCGCAGTATGTGGCAGCTTTTATCTCGAAAATCCGCACCGTGGATGGTCGCCAGCTTTGGAACTCGTGTCCCTCCGCTTGTGACGTGCGCAATTTTGTAGCAAAGTTTAAGCGAACGGTAGAGCTACCGCATCGCACAATAATAAATTTGGAGCTCAAACATGACACTTAAAGTTGTTGGCGCAGGTATCGGGCGCACTGGTACGTTTTCTTTGAAGCATGCTTTGGAGCGACTGGGTTTCGGACCCTGCCACCACATGATCGAAGTCCTTGGGAACATGGCGGAACAGCTGCCGCTCTGGCAATCAGCGGTTGCTGGTCAGCCAGATTGGGATCGGATCTACAGGGGTTATCATAGCGCCGTCGATTGGCCTACGGCGCGATTTTACCGTGAATTACATACGGTCTACCCGGACGCAAAGTTCATTCTTGGATATCGCAGCCCCCAAAGCTGGGCAGAAAGCTTTTCTCAAACCATCTACATGGCTCTTTCTAAAATTGGAAAGGCACCGGCTGAACAGCATGACTGGCTCTGCATGGTGACTGAGCTGATTACCCAGAACGGCATTCCCCCCGGTCTCGATGTGGCTGGGCTGGAGCAGGCCTACATCGCGCATGTCGAGGGGGTCAAGGGTTCCATACCTCCGGAACAGCTTTTGGTGTTTGAGGCCAAAGACGGTTGGGAGCCGTTGTGCGAGTTTCTGGATCTACCTGTACCTGACGAGCCTTATCCACGGACGAATGATCGGGCGGAATTCTGGGAGCACATGAAGGGGGGGGCCTGAGAACCGCAGGCGGGCTTGCGAATTTTTCCAATCAGGCAATAATCAGCTTTATTGGAAAGCAGTAAGCATATGGATGAAATCCGAAGACTCGCAGCAATTCTGATTGCTGATATTGTGGGGTTTAGTCGCCTCACTCACGAAGATGAGGATGGCATGCTCGCAGAATTGCGAAATTTGCGCCGCGAGGTCATCGATCCGACGGTCGCAGCCCACAGTGGGCGCGTGGTGAAGCGCACGGGCGACGGCGCGCTTGTAGAGTTTCGCAGCGTTGTTCAAGCGACACGCTGCGCAATCCAACTTCAGAATACCATGGCGGAACGAAACGCAGGTGCGCCGTCGGACCGCCGAATTGAGTTTCGTATTGGCATTCACCTTGGTGATGTCGTCGAGGAAGATGATGGCGACTTGATGGGTGATGGTGTCAATGTCGCCGCGCGTCTTGAGGGGATTGCAAAAGCAGGTGCGATCTGCATTTCCGATGATGCCTATCGGCACGTACGGACGCGTCTCGACATGTCGGTCACCGACATGGGCGAGCAGATGCTCAAAAACATAACCGAGCCGATGAAAGTCTACGCATTGCAGGTTGGGACAGCCAGCGAACCGGCTGGCCCTGAGCTCGATCTATCGGCAGATACACTGTCACTCGATAAACCTTCCATTGCGGTGCTGCCATTCACCAACATGTCGGGCGATCCTGAGCAGGAATATTTTGCCGATGGCATGGCAGAAGACATTATCACGGCATTGTCCAAATTTGAGCAGCTATTCGTGATCGCGCGTAACTCGAGCTTTGTCTACAAGGGACGTGCAGTCGACATCATGCAGGTTGGACGCGACCTTGGTGTGCGATACGTTCTGGAAGGCAGTGTGCGCAAAGCAGGCGACCGGGTGCGTATCACCGGCCAGCTCATAAATGCCGCAACCGGAAATCACCTCTGGGCCGATAGGTTTGACGGACATCTTGAAAATGTCTTTGATCTTCAAGATGAGATTACGGCAAGCGTTGTCGGCGCAATTGAGCCCACTGTGCGCAAGGCCGAAATCGAGCGGGCGAAGAGCAAGCGCCCCGAGCATATGGGAGCCTACGATTTGTTTCTGCAGGCGCTTCCGCACATCTATGCAATCCGTCCCGAAAGCAACTTGATAGCGCTGGAATTCCTGATGAAGGCCATAGAAATCGATCCGGACTACGCGCCCGCCTTGGGGCATGCGAGCTGGTGTCTTGTTCAGCGGATCACTCGCCCTTGGGACGATTTCAGCGAGGATGATCTGAATCTGGCCATATCCTTCGCACGCCGTGTTCTGGCCGTGGGCAGCGATGACGCGCAGGCAGTTGTGTTGGGAGGGTTCACACTTGTCATGCTGCGCGCCGATTACCTTGCGGGTCTGGACGCCGTTCAGCGTGCAATCAGCCTCAACCCCGGGTCAGGATTTGTGAATTCCATGGCTGGCTGCGCGCTGGTTTTTGGCGATAACGTTGAAGCGGGGCTGACGCTATTGGATCGCGCTATGGCTCTGGGGCCGCAGGATCCGAGTTTTTTCAGCTATCTGCTTGTTTCTGCTGCCGGT
Protein-coding sequences here:
- a CDS encoding sulfotransferase family protein; protein product: MTLKVVGAGIGRTGTFSLKHALERLGFGPCHHMIEVLGNMAEQLPLWQSAVAGQPDWDRIYRGYHSAVDWPTARFYRELHTVYPDAKFILGYRSPQSWAESFSQTIYMALSKIGKAPAEQHDWLCMVTELITQNGIPPGLDVAGLEQAYIAHVEGVKGSIPPEQLLVFEAKDGWEPLCEFLDLPVPDEPYPRTNDRAEFWEHMKGGA
- a CDS encoding adenylate/guanylate cyclase domain-containing protein, yielding MDEIRRLAAILIADIVGFSRLTHEDEDGMLAELRNLRREVIDPTVAAHSGRVVKRTGDGALVEFRSVVQATRCAIQLQNTMAERNAGAPSDRRIEFRIGIHLGDVVEEDDGDLMGDGVNVAARLEGIAKAGAICISDDAYRHVRTRLDMSVTDMGEQMLKNITEPMKVYALQVGTASEPAGPELDLSADTLSLDKPSIAVLPFTNMSGDPEQEYFADGMAEDIITALSKFEQLFVIARNSSFVYKGRAVDIMQVGRDLGVRYVLEGSVRKAGDRVRITGQLINAATGNHLWADRFDGHLENVFDLQDEITASVVGAIEPTVRKAEIERAKSKRPEHMGAYDLFLQALPHIYAIRPESNLIALEFLMKAIEIDPDYAPALGHASWCLVQRITRPWDDFSEDDLNLAISFARRVLAVGSDDAQAVVLGGFTLVMLRADYLAGLDAVQRAISLNPGSGFVNSMAGCALVFGDNVEAGLTLLDRAMALGPQDPSFFSYLLVSAAGHLFSGHPDRALELANRSLALNTTVDSTYWVLIATYTALGRPEDAKRTARLLLAAYPKTTASGYGRMLPIRNKASLEMVINSCREAGIPE